One window of the Ideonella sp. WA131b genome contains the following:
- a CDS encoding DUF3623 domain-containing protein translates to MEYALPPIAAVLLWWLGTGIVILLDRMPASCGGRKTVAFVAATSCAVAALVCIAETAHDRGVGAAYAGFTCAVVVWGWHELAFLGGWITGPRRVAATPGARGLGRFGQALQVLLWHELALLATAVALWLRLGGSANPTAAWTFTLLYAMRVSAKLNLYFGVRNLALDFLPPHLLYLGSYFRQRAINALMPWSLLGGAVVTGWLIVGAQATTGGAQAAHLLLASLLTLALVEHLMMVLPLEPSALWRWALRRPVEARS, encoded by the coding sequence ATGGAGTACGCCCTGCCCCCGATCGCCGCGGTGCTGCTGTGGTGGCTGGGCACGGGCATCGTGATCCTGCTCGACCGCATGCCGGCGTCCTGCGGCGGTCGCAAGACCGTGGCCTTCGTCGCGGCCACGAGCTGCGCCGTCGCGGCGCTCGTGTGCATCGCCGAGACCGCGCATGACCGCGGGGTGGGCGCGGCGTATGCCGGGTTCACTTGCGCGGTCGTGGTGTGGGGCTGGCACGAGCTGGCCTTCCTGGGCGGCTGGATCACCGGCCCGCGACGTGTCGCGGCCACGCCGGGCGCGCGCGGGCTGGGCCGCTTCGGGCAGGCGCTGCAGGTGCTGCTCTGGCATGAGCTGGCCCTGCTGGCAACGGCCGTGGCACTGTGGCTGCGGCTGGGCGGGAGCGCCAACCCCACGGCGGCCTGGACCTTCACCTTGCTGTACGCCATGCGCGTCTCGGCCAAGCTCAACCTCTACTTCGGCGTGCGCAACCTGGCACTGGACTTCCTGCCGCCGCACCTGCTGTACCTGGGCAGCTACTTTCGCCAGCGTGCCATCAACGCCCTCATGCCCTGGTCGCTGCTGGGCGGCGCGGTGGTGACGGGCTGGCTGATCGTCGGCGCACAGGCCACCACGGGCGGTGCGCAGGCCGCCCACCTGCTGCTGGCGTCGCTGCTGACGCTGGCTCTCGTCGAACACCTGATGATGGTGCTGCCGCTGGAGCCTTCTGCGCTGTGGCGCTGGGCCCTGCGCCGGCCCGTGGAGGCGCGATCGTGA